One Danio rerio strain Tuebingen ecotype United States chromosome 7, GRCz12tu, whole genome shotgun sequence genomic window, CCAAAGTAAATCTTGTTTACTTTTATTCTGAACTGTTTTTGTAGATATTTAATTGCATGCTTTTTCATGTGCTATGATACTTGTGTATTATTAGAAATGCTGCAGTAGTTTAATTGATTCTCCCAGTGTAGTTGCTGTAGTTGAAGATAGTAGGTTCGGTCATTATTTAAGTTTTTGAaagtattaattttttattagattatatATTACATTACTGCCCTTTTTTTCTAACCTCCGAAATCCAGTCTTAAACACATTAAAgtccttaaattaaaaaatctgaaTGGTTGGTTAATTGGATGGTCAATAATGGTTTTCCATAATGGGGCTACCACCATTTTGTCCAGGAACTTCCACAGTATTCCAGATTTCCGCACTGGAAGACCGCTCGGAGGAGTCTCCTCTGAACTTTTCTTTCTGGAATAACCTTAACCTTAACACTTTGATCACTTTGGCCACTCATAGACTTCATAAGCATCCAACATAGCAGGAATGTCATGTTTCTGACGTAAGAGTGTCTTTTTAGTAGCCACATCCCTTGCTCTCTGAACAGCCTTAGGTTCTCCGGCAGAATCTTAATCCGACGTTTTTACACCGCCAACTCTTCTTAAAGGTCTATCCACTCCAGGATTTAGGAACGATTGCTCATCAACTTCCAGCTCGCCAAAAACAAAGCTGGAGGTGCTTCAAGTTGTCAGCGCTGGAGATATCAGCCCAAAAGAAAACCAGCAGAGCATTCTTTTCTCTCTCCCCCCAACCCTCTTTTCTCCTCTTCGGGTTACCTCTCATGAACTTGTCACGTTTGTGTGGCTGTACTGTTTGAGAGCTGTTGAAGGTTAACATTTAATCCAAATTTATTTCTCTAACCCAAATTCCCAGTCTCGTAACTTTTTTCAAACACAGAGCCTCATTGTGCAGGTTAACAGGTTTTCAGCACCGTCCAAGGGAAAGGTAACATTTGGGATGCTCTTTGAGAGCATGTGATGAGTTAGATCAGCGTTCAAGAACAGGCGCTCAAGTGTGTTGGTTGCCCCGTTTGTCTCAGATTTTGTCCTGTTGTTCATCCTGCAGAAAAATTGAGACAAACCCATTTTAGTTATGCTTAAATATAACTTGAGACCCAAATTTTGCAACCGTTTTTTTTAATAGAAGCTGCTGACTTCTCTGACTTTTTAATCTGAACTTTTTTCCCTTCCTAATGGTTCAATATAGTTTTCTAGGGtgcgttattttttttgttcGTCTCGTTTTTGTCACTAGAACGTGAGCACTCTGGGGCATCCCATGCACTTTTTAAATGACCTCCAAATTAGTCAAACACATCTCAGTCagaataggcaagtcattgaatgTTTAGCTGTTGATAACCATTACAGGTTTTGCATTTTGACGCCGTTGCATCTTTCTGTTCTTTCCTTTCCTCAGGTCTCCATCTCCTGAGCCCATTTACAACAGCGAGGGAAAGCGGCTTAACACACGTGAATATCGCACGCGCAAGAAACTGGAAGAAGAGAGACATTCTCTCATTACAGAGATGGTGGGACTGAACCCTGAATTCAAACCTCCAGCTGACTACAAGTATGGCTACTAgaagtgttgtttttgtgtgtgtaaacctCTTTAGCTCTGTCGTGTCAGGTAGtttaattgtttttcttatttctcAGACCACCGGCAACACGGGTCAGTGATAAGGTGATGATTCCTCAGGATGAATATCCAGAGATCAACTTTGTTGGGCTTTTAATTGGGCCACGGTGAGTAGTGTGTCTTTGAGCTAGAGACTCCCAAGTTAAAAAACTGATAGCGCAacgcaagtaaaaaaaatatataaatttttttttagtggAAACACTCTGAAGAACATTGAGAAGGAGTGCTGTGCTAAGATCATGATTCGTGGTAAAGGCTCAGTAAAGGAAGGAAAGGTGGGTCGTAAAGATGGACAGATGCTTCCAGGAGAAGATGAACCTCTTCATGCTCTGGTCACTGCTAACACTATGGAGAATGTGAAGAAAGCTGTAGAGCAGGTGAGATCCCTTGAACAGGTGTTTAGTGATGTTGCtagaaatgaaagaaaaattgTTCAATGTTAAGTGCTTGCGTTCTGTCCACAGATTCGTAATATCCTCAAGCAGGGCATTGAGACCCCCGAGGACCAGAATGATCTGAGAAAAATGCAGTTGAGAGAGCTGGCACGGCTAAACGGCACTCTGAGAGAGGATGATAACAGGTGAGAGACTCGCACAGATGCGTTGATCGCACGTTTAGGGCAGTAGCTGAGTAAATCTCGTTGATTCCCGTGTgctcacaattttttttcttaggATCTTGCGGCCGTGGCAGAGCACAGAGCCTCGcagcatcacaaacacaacactcTGTACAAAGTGTGGTGGAGCAGGTCACATCTCTTCAGACTGCAAGTTTACCAGGTAACACAGAGCAATGTTTTTTCTCCATCAAAGAGGTGCATCACCATCTGGCCATGTCGAGTAAGCATCTGGCtagaaaaataattgtatttctcTTCTCTCCAGTTCCTTTGCTCCACGGCCAGGTGAACCACCCCAGTCTGCCCAGGATAAAGCTCGTATGGATAAAGAGTACTTGTCTCTTATGGCAGAATTAGGAGAGGCTCCAGTCCCTTCTTCTGGTGGAGGCCATAACAATGCTCCGCCTAGTGGACCTCGTCCTTCAGGACCCAACAACAACCAGCCACCACCAGTAAGCCCAAACAGTCTTTCTGTTCTCCCTTATAGGGTGCCTATTTCTTCTTGCTTTTATCAGGGTCCCCATGTTTCTTGAAAGTACTTGAGTTTTAGACTTGAATTTAAGGCCTAGAAAGCATTTAAAGACAAACATATGTCCTTGAAAGAATTGAATTTAAGGTTTATAGGGTTCTTCTGTGCTGCTTTCAAAAACCGAGCAAAAATATTGTtcattcttaatttaaaaaataataataataaaagccttTTGTCAGTACTCCAGAATCTGCATTTGGAGGTTACAATTAGTTGAATTCAATGCTGCTATTAAAGTTCTTTAAACATGACTTTAAAGTGGtcaacatttttgaaaatgataTTCAAATCCTCATtatgacattttaatgtaaatattaagtgcaAATGAAATGTTAAGTATAGCAAGGACTTTCATTGCGCTATATATGCTTGGGGTGTAAATTACGAAGGTGTTAGAGATTTAAAAGTCTTTGGATTTGGTTTCCATGAAAGactgttttataaatgtaaagtTAAAATGGACAGCCTTTATTTTGAATAACTTTTGCTAACAATGTAAAGATCCCTAATAATATTGTTGCTATTTAGTTCACCCTTGCTGAAAGTGTTTAATAATATCCATAATAAAGAAAGATCCATAAAATATGGATCTAGTATCCATGACTGTTTCTGAAGAGTATATTTAAAGGTCAAAGTAGGTGGGGCTAGTTGTCGCCATCTTAGTAGCACATCACCATGCATCACTCACAGATAATGTCAGTTGAACAGAAGCCAGACATGGGGGCAGCTAGAGATACCTGaccgggttttttttttttttttttttttttttggttggcgTATCACGTTCATATTCTGAACACACATGCTTAgttgtaaactttataaatgccttTACTAATGGGTCTTTTAAAGTCACTGTTTTGATGTATTGATTAATGTTAAGCATAAGAAAAACTTATTAAGTGATTCCTTACAAATATTTCCAATATAGACTGTTATTATGCTAGGCTGTTTATGAATGCAGGTGTAAAATTATATAATGTTTCAGATGACTTTTATAACGCCAATAGCTAATCAGTTTGTCGGATTCTGGTGTGTAGTAAAGTTTTAACTTCTAATATCAAATAAGAGAaagttataatataaaatatcacACAAAACGGGACAATGAATGTACGGGTTGGGTGTCTTAACATTGGTAATCTATGGGATTAAGTCTCTTAGATATGGCCTCTAGTAAACAGGCAATGAATTGCCCTTTCAGTTACTGTCTTGTTCGTTTCAATGGTATGTTGCTGATTAACAATAACCTAATTTTTGTCTTTTAAATAACTTTTCAGAATCGCCCTCCTTGGATGAACTCCGGCCCTACTGATAATAGGAACTTCCACGGCATGCACCAGGGTCCTGGTGGCCCTCATAACTTCCCTCCACCAATGCCAAACATGGGTGGCCCTCCTATGCCACCAAATCCCAATGGAATGCCTCCGCCCTGGATGCAGCCACCCCCTCCTCCAATGGGCCAGGGCCCAGCACCACCTGGACACCCCATGGGTGAGTATTAGCAGAGATGAGGTAATACATTTTCCTCTATGGATGAAATCATGCAACTGAATCCTAGTCAGATTGGGAATGTTTCTGCTCATTTGAAATTTCCACACACAACTCCAGACTGGCATCTTTTGTTTGggcatattatagtatttattcaaTTGTTCTTGAATTCTCTtaggaaaatgtattatttaagtaGCAAACAGTTATAGGTGGGGTGTGTTCatcacacttttttaaaataagcatttagcttttttatttacacaacaaTGGCCTGAAAACACTAGAAATCAGCTTCAAAATTGCATTGCCTTGATGTGATCTGCATAATTGTATTTGGAAtattttttgtgtgaagtttgc contains:
- the sf1 gene encoding splicing factor 1 (The RefSeq protein has 2 substitutions compared to this genomic sequence) translates to MATGANATPLDFGQKKRKRSRWSSETPDQKTVIPGMPTVIPPGLTRDQERAYIVQLQIEDLTRKLRTGDLGIPVNPEDRSPSPEPIYNSEGKRLNTREYRTRKKLEEERHSLITEMVGLNPEFKPPTDYKPPATRVSDKVMIPQDEYPEINFVGLLIGPRGNTLKNIEKECCAKIMIRGKGSVKEGKVGRKDGQMLPGEDEPLHALVTANTMENVKKAVEQIRYILKQGIETPEDQNDLRKMQLRELARLNGTLREDDNRILRPWQSTEPRSITNTTLCTKCGGAGHISSDCKFTSSFAPRPGEPPQSAQDKARMDKEYLSLMAELGEAPVPSSGGGHNNAPPSGPRPSGPNNNQPPPNRPPWMNSGPTDNRNFHGMHQGPGGPHNFPPPMPNMGGPPMPPNPNGMPPPWMQPPPPPMGQGPAPPGHPMGPLPPWQQQAPPPPPTSSMATSAPMPWQQNTTTTSTPATGNLPPWQQPQQTAASASQPPPPMGNPSMVPPPPGVQPPLPPGAPPPPPPPPPGSAGMMYAPPPPPPPMDPNFVTMMGIPGMPPYGMPPAPPPPPPQS
- the sf1 gene encoding splicing factor 1 isoform X2; this encodes MATGANATPLGKLHPSIGAKRGFDSGPGPGLMPPPGPSVPFPLQNFQPPQLSNPGFPQFPGAVSSALSNPIVVGQQSQAGGGDFGQKKRKRSRWSSETPDQKTVIPGMPTVIPPGLTRDQERAYIVQLQIEDLTRKLRTGDLGIPVNPEDRSPSPEPIYNSEGKRLNTREYRTRKKLEEERHSLITEMVGLNPEFKPPADYKPPATRVSDKVMIPQDEYPEINFVGLLIGPRGNTLKNIEKECCAKIMIRGKGSVKEGKVGRKDGQMLPGEDEPLHALVTANTMENVKKAVEQIRNILKQGIETPEDQNDLRKMQLRELARLNGTLREDDNRILRPWQSTEPRSITNTTLCTKCGGAGHISSDCKFTSSFAPRPGEPPQSAQDKARMDKEYLSLMAELGEAPVPSSGGGHNNAPPSGPRPSGPNNNQPPPNRPPWMNSGPTDNRNFHGMHQGPGGPHNFPPPMPNMGGPPMPPNPNGMPPPWMQPPPPPMGQGPAPPGHPMGPLPPWQQQAPPPPPTSSMATSAPMPWQQNTTTTSTPATGNLPPWQQPQQTAASASQPPPPMGNPSMVPPPPGVQPPLPPGAPPPPPPPPPGSAGMMYAPPPPPPPMDPNFVTMMGIPGMPPYGMPPAPPPPPPQS
- the sf1 gene encoding splicing factor 1 isoform X3, with the protein product MATGANATPLDFGQKKRKRSRWSSETPDQKTVIPGMPTVIPPGLTRDQERAYIVQLQIEDLTRKLRTGDLGIPVNPEDRSPSPEPIYNSEGKRLNTREYRTRKKLEEERHSLITEMVGLNPEFKPPADYKPPATRVSDKVMIPQDEYPEINFVGLLIGPRGNTLKNIEKECCAKIMIRGKGSVKEGKVGRKDGQMLPGEDEPLHALVTANTMENVKKAVEQIRNILKQGIETPEDQNDLRKMQLRELARLNGTLREDDNRILRPWQSTEPRSITNTTLCTKCGGAGHISSDCKFTSSFAPRPGEPPQSAQDKARMDKEYLSLMAELGEAPVPSSGGGHNNAPPSGPRPSGPNNNQPPPNRPPWMNSGPTDNRNFHGMHQGPGGPHNFPPPMPNMGGPPMPPNPNGMPPPWMQPPPPPMGQGPAPPGHPMGLLPPPMGMMPPPPPPPNNQPPPPPSGPLPPWQQQAPPPPPTSSMATSAPMPWQQNTTTTSTPATGNLPPWQQPQQTAASASQPPPPMGNPSMVPPPPGVQPPLPPGAPPPPPPPPPGSAGMMYAPPPPPPPMDPNFVTMMGIPGMPPYGMPPAPPPPPPQS
- the sf1 gene encoding splicing factor 1 isoform X1, which encodes MATGANATPLGKLHPSIGAKRGFDSGPGPGLMPPPGPSVPFPLQNFQPPQLSNPGFPQFPGAVSSALSNPIVVGQQSQAGGGDFGQKKRKRSRWSSETPDQKTVIPGMPTVIPPGLTRDQERAYIVQLQIEDLTRKLRTGDLGIPVNPEDRSPSPEPIYNSEGKRLNTREYRTRKKLEEERHSLITEMVGLNPEFKPPADYKPPATRVSDKVMIPQDEYPEINFVGLLIGPRGNTLKNIEKECCAKIMIRGKGSVKEGKVGRKDGQMLPGEDEPLHALVTANTMENVKKAVEQIRNILKQGIETPEDQNDLRKMQLRELARLNGTLREDDNRILRPWQSTEPRSITNTTLCTKCGGAGHISSDCKFTSSFAPRPGEPPQSAQDKARMDKEYLSLMAELGEAPVPSSGGGHNNAPPSGPRPSGPNNNQPPPNRPPWMNSGPTDNRNFHGMHQGPGGPHNFPPPMPNMGGPPMPPNPNGMPPPWMQPPPPPMGQGPAPPGHPMGLLPPPMGMMPPPPPPPNNQPPPPPSGPLPPWQQQAPPPPPTSSMATSAPMPWQQNTTTTSTPATGNLPPWQQPQQTAASASQPPPPMGNPSMVPPPPGVQPPLPPGAPPPPPPPPPGSAGMMYAPPPPPPPMDPNFVTMMGIPGMPPYGMPPAPPPPPPQS
- the sf1 gene encoding splicing factor 1 isoform X4, with amino-acid sequence MVGLNPEFKPPADYKPPATRVSDKVMIPQDEYPEINFVGLLIGPRGNTLKNIEKECCAKIMIRGKGSVKEGKVGRKDGQMLPGEDEPLHALVTANTMENVKKAVEQIRNILKQGIETPEDQNDLRKMQLRELARLNGTLREDDNRILRPWQSTEPRSITNTTLCTKCGGAGHISSDCKFTSSFAPRPGEPPQSAQDKARMDKEYLSLMAELGEAPVPSSGGGHNNAPPSGPRPSGPNNNQPPPNRPPWMNSGPTDNRNFHGMHQGPGGPHNFPPPMPNMGGPPMPPNPNGMPPPWMQPPPPPMGQGPAPPGHPMGLLPPPMGMMPPPPPPPNNQPPPPPSGPLPPWQQQAPPPPPTSSMATSAPMPWQQNTTTTSTPATGNLPPWQQPQQTAASASQPPPPMGNPSMVPPPPGVQPPLPPGAPPPPPPPPPGSAGMMYAPPPPPPPMDPNFVTMMGIPGMPPYGMPPAPPPPPPQS
- the sf1 gene encoding splicing factor 1 isoform X5 produces the protein MVGLNPEFKPPADYKPPATRVSDKVMIPQDEYPEINFVGLLIGPRGNTLKNIEKECCAKIMIRGKGSVKEGKVGRKDGQMLPGEDEPLHALVTANTMENVKKAVEQIRNILKQGIETPEDQNDLRKMQLRELARLNGTLREDDNRILRPWQSTEPRSITNTTLCTKCGGAGHISSDCKFTSSFAPRPGEPPQSAQDKARMDKEYLSLMAELGEAPVPSSGGGHNNAPPSGPRPSGPNNNQPPPNRPPWMNSGPTDNRNFHGMHQGPGGPHNFPPPMPNMGGPPMPPNPNGMPPPWMQPPPPPMGQGPAPPGHPMGPLPPWQQQAPPPPPTSSMATSAPMPWQQNTTTTSTPATGNLPPWQQPQQTAASASQPPPPMGNPSMVPPPPGVQPPLPPGAPPPPPPPPPGSAGMMYAPPPPPPPMDPNFVTMMGIPGMPPYGMPPAPPPPPPQS